A genomic segment from Arcobacter acticola encodes:
- a CDS encoding ABC transporter substrate-binding protein: protein MKRFLFILILGVNLFAGERVVTLSPSINEIVFALGEGKSVVANTRFCDFPEESKDIEKIGGYNNISLEKILEVKPTVVIGQDYDNKLNSNLNSLNIKTLIYKTNTISSIKNTINDLGIFFKKEEKAKQLISNIDNALLSLDSITKDKKILIVISPKKSLSNQIYITGNYLYFEDIIKASGNENAYYSTNPAQPVVNTEKIIGMNPDVIVLLTPFLEGDIKEQEEIIKAWKDLPVNASKTDNIYTVDKLYAGIPSQRVEFFINDFKKILENVRNK from the coding sequence ATGAAAAGATTCTTATTTATACTAATTTTAGGTGTAAATTTATTTGCAGGGGAAAGAGTAGTAACTCTTTCCCCTTCAATAAATGAGATTGTATTTGCTTTAGGTGAGGGCAAAAGTGTAGTTGCAAATACTAGATTTTGTGATTTCCCAGAAGAGTCAAAAGATATAGAAAAAATAGGTGGATATAACAATATCTCACTTGAAAAAATACTTGAAGTAAAACCTACTGTTGTAATAGGTCAAGATTATGATAATAAACTAAATTCTAATCTTAATTCTTTAAATATTAAAACTTTGATTTATAAAACAAATACAATCTCATCAATTAAAAATACCATAAATGACTTAGGAATATTTTTTAAAAAAGAAGAAAAAGCTAAACAGCTTATTTCAAATATAGATAATGCCTTATTATCTTTAGATTCAATAACAAAAGATAAAAAGATTTTAATAGTAATTAGTCCTAAAAAAAGTTTATCAAACCAAATTTATATTACAGGAAATTATCTATATTTTGAAGATATTATAAAAGCAAGTGGAAACGAAAATGCATATTATTCTACAAATCCTGCACAACCTGTTGTAAATACTGAAAAAATAATAGGAATGAATCCTGATGTTATAGTTTTATTAACTCCTTTTTTAGAAGGTGATATAAAAGAGCAAGAAGAGATTATAAAAGCTTGGAAAGACTTGCCTGTAAATGCTTCAAAAACTGACAATATTTATACTGTTGACAAACTATATGCTGGAATTCCAAGTCAAAGAGTTGAGTTTTTCATAAATGATTTTAAAAAGATATTAGAAAATGTTAGAAATAAATAA
- a CDS encoding TonB-dependent receptor plug domain-containing protein: protein MQKKLSISLVASVLLATTNLFSAQNLETIEVISATKSTQSIKDVTSNVEVITKEEIQERHFTIVSEALNTLAGINVTSTGGLGKSTSVFMRGFDSQRILVLIDGINYNDFTGISGAAFEHLMIDDIEQIEVVKGAQSGIWGADANAGVINIITSSAKEGTHTNVSTEYGSYNTKKVNAGVSHKNKDFDIKLNITRLDTNGFTTQAPSGTDIDNYEDDAYDNTTVNLKSGFNINENNRLELNHNIINTKSEYDNTVYNSDYSKNLIKSANSTGDELKTKNTYSSLNYLNKNEYSDLKFYTNYSKINRDDPTGYTKEFDGTLQEYGTNATIPYFNNNSFVQIGTDYKITNHKNDVNKELNNKGLFITNSTKFNDTIFTQSLRYDNYDLFNNKTTGKIGIKHYFLEDLSLSTNYGTSYNVPTFYKLYDSYAGYSDLQPESTKSNDITLAYKDISLTYFYNTIKDMIEYNSSSYSYYNMDGDVTLQGMELAYKPKINDDLLANLSYTYTSAKDDNDKGLQRRAKDSLKFGLDYYGISKFHFNVNGEYVGDRVQYDFGTYDVSAETGNYTLWNTVVNYEINKTFSTYLKVNNLFDKYYQTVDGYATAERSAYVGLKATF, encoded by the coding sequence ATGCAAAAAAAATTATCTATAAGCTTAGTTGCAAGCGTTCTTCTAGCAACAACAAACCTTTTTTCAGCTCAAAACTTAGAAACTATCGAAGTTATAAGTGCTACAAAATCAACTCAATCAATCAAAGATGTTACTTCTAATGTTGAAGTTATTACAAAAGAAGAGATCCAAGAGAGACATTTTACAATTGTAAGTGAAGCTTTAAATACACTTGCTGGTATTAATGTTACTTCTACTGGTGGATTAGGAAAAAGTACTTCTGTTTTTATGAGAGGTTTTGATTCTCAAAGAATATTAGTATTAATAGATGGTATTAATTATAACGATTTTACAGGAATAAGTGGAGCAGCATTTGAACATTTAATGATAGATGATATTGAACAAATAGAAGTTGTAAAAGGTGCTCAAAGTGGTATTTGGGGTGCTGATGCAAATGCAGGTGTTATAAATATAATCACATCTTCAGCAAAAGAAGGTACTCATACTAATGTTTCTACGGAATACGGTTCATATAATACAAAAAAAGTAAATGCTGGAGTTTCTCATAAAAATAAAGATTTTGATATAAAATTAAATATAACAAGATTAGATACAAATGGTTTTACAACGCAAGCACCAAGTGGGACGGATATTGATAATTATGAAGATGATGCTTATGATAATACAACTGTAAATTTAAAATCTGGATTTAATATTAATGAAAATAATAGATTAGAATTAAATCATAATATAATTAATACAAAAAGTGAATATGATAATACTGTCTATAATTCTGATTATTCAAAAAATTTAATTAAATCAGCAAATAGTACAGGTGACGAATTAAAAACTAAGAATACATATAGTTCTTTAAATTATCTAAATAAAAATGAATATTCAGATTTAAAATTTTATACAAATTATTCAAAAATTAATAGAGATGATCCAACTGGATATACAAAAGAGTTTGATGGGACATTACAAGAGTATGGTACAAATGCAACAATTCCATATTTTAATAATAATTCTTTTGTTCAAATTGGTACAGATTATAAAATTACAAACCATAAAAATGATGTTAATAAAGAATTAAATAATAAAGGATTGTTTATTACAAATAGTACAAAATTTAATGACACTATTTTTACTCAATCTTTAAGATACGATAATTATGATTTATTTAATAATAAAACAACTGGAAAAATTGGAATAAAACATTATTTCCTAGAAGACTTATCATTATCAACAAATTACGGTACTTCATATAATGTCCCAACTTTTTATAAACTTTATGATTCTTATGCTGGATATTCTGATTTACAACCTGAATCAACTAAGAGCAATGATATTACATTAGCATATAAAGACATATCTTTAACGTATTTTTATAATACTATAAAAGATATGATTGAATATAATAGTTCATCATATAGTTATTATAATATGGATGGTGATGTAACTTTACAAGGAATGGAATTAGCTTATAAACCGAAAATTAATGATGATTTATTGGCTAATTTGAGTTATACATACACTTCTGCAAAAGATGATAATGATAAAGGATTACAAAGAAGAGCGAAAGATAGTTTGAAATTTGGACTTGATTATTATGGAATTAGTAAGTTTCATTTTAATGTAAATGGAGAATATGTAGGAGATAGAGTTCAATATGATTTTGGAACATATGATGTATCTGCAGAAACGGGAAACTACACACTTTGGAATACAGTCGTAAACTATGAAATTAATAAAACTTTTTCTACATATTTAAAAGTAAATAATTTATTTGATAAATACTATCAAACAGTTGATGGTTATGCAACTGCTGAAAGAAGTGCTTATGTTGGCTTAAAGGCTACTTTCTAA
- a CDS encoding sulfite exporter TauE/SafE family protein has protein sequence METISIISIITIAFLGSFGHCVGMCGGIVIAYSSTKIRSTWSKQVQATAHLLYSFGRITTYSILGALFGLVGGVVTFDNMTSGIFLLITGAMMVLVGLSLMGKIKFLTILEHSCSKSPLYQNTFKSLLGSDSLFSFYLLGMLNGLLPCGFVYVFAITAASTGSAFWGAFVMFIFGLSTVPALFSLGFFVGLFKQSNLRDLFIKLASYLVIAFGFYIAYLGYEYLVDPTKSILSCHI, from the coding sequence ATGGAAACGATAAGCATAATATCAATTATAACAATTGCTTTTCTAGGCTCTTTTGGTCACTGTGTGGGAATGTGTGGTGGAATTGTTATAGCCTATTCAAGTACAAAAATTAGAAGTACTTGGTCAAAACAAGTTCAAGCAACAGCACATTTACTTTATTCTTTTGGAAGAATTACAACTTATAGTATTTTAGGAGCTTTATTTGGGCTTGTTGGTGGAGTTGTAACATTTGATAATATGACAAGTGGAATATTCTTGTTAATTACGGGTGCAATGATGGTTTTAGTTGGACTTTCACTTATGGGTAAAATTAAATTTTTAACTATTTTGGAGCATTCATGTTCAAAATCACCACTTTATCAAAATACTTTTAAATCACTTTTAGGTTCAGATTCACTTTTTAGTTTTTATCTTTTAGGAATGCTAAACGGTCTTCTTCCTTGTGGTTTTGTATATGTATTCGCAATTACAGCTGCAAGTACTGGAAGTGCCTTTTGGGGTGCTTTTGTAATGTTTATTTTTGGACTGAGCACCGTTCCTGCTCTTTTTTCTCTTGGTTTTTTTGTAGGATTATTTAAACAATCAAATCTTAGAGATTTATTCATAAAGCTAGCTTCATATTTAGTTATTGCTTTTGGATTTTATATAGCATATTTAGGTTATGAATATTTAGTAGATCCCACAAAATCTATACTAAGCTGTCATATTTAA
- a CDS encoding redoxin domain-containing protein, whose protein sequence is MKEKIKKYAKEGLISLVLLAIFMNALSYYRSLDLNKDKLDINTFTLLDGSVYKVLEDKPLIIHFWATWCPTCKFEAANIEKISKDYEVITIALQSGTKEEIKKYLQENNLTFRVVNDENGDFSSKFNIKAFPTTFIYDKEKNIKFTEVGYTTTAGLYSRMALVK, encoded by the coding sequence ATGAAAGAAAAAATAAAAAAATATGCTAAAGAAGGATTGATATCCTTAGTTCTTTTGGCAATATTTATGAATGCATTAAGTTATTATCGTTCACTTGATTTAAATAAAGATAAATTAGATATAAATACTTTTACTTTACTTGATGGAAGTGTTTATAAAGTTTTAGAAGATAAACCTTTGATTATTCATTTTTGGGCTACATGGTGTCCTACTTGTAAATTTGAAGCCGCTAATATTGAAAAGATTTCAAAAGATTATGAAGTTATTACAATCGCACTTCAATCAGGAACTAAAGAAGAGATAAAAAAATATTTACAAGAAAATAACTTGACATTTAGAGTTGTAAATGACGAAAATGGAGACTTTTCAAGTAAATTTAATATTAAAGCTTTTCCAACAACTTTTATTTATGATAAAGAAAAAAATATAAAATTTACAGAAGTTGGATATACAACAACAGCTGGATTATATTCAAGAATGGCCTTAGTTAAATAA
- a CDS encoding HAD family hydrolase yields the protein MRLIMFDMDGTLIDSGFAITNTINYVRVNLGFEELEKSYILEKVNDPNINSSEFFYGTKEFTAEQTRLFEEYYNKHCLSDLVVYDGISKLIDDLKNDFTLAVATNANSQYAHKMLNHVGLGHHFKTILGYDSVSKPKPHPEMVNKILDIHKISNINAQLIGDSHKDIMAATKAGVDSVLVNWGFSNHEKDAIETVSELEKRIQAKFK from the coding sequence ATGCGTTTAATAATGTTTGATATGGACGGAACGCTCATAGATAGTGGATTTGCAATTACAAATACAATAAATTATGTAAGAGTTAATTTGGGATTTGAAGAATTAGAAAAAAGTTATATTTTAGAAAAAGTAAATGACCCAAATATTAATTCTTCAGAATTTTTTTATGGAACAAAAGAGTTTACAGCTGAACAAACGAGACTTTTTGAAGAGTATTATAATAAACATTGTTTAAGTGATTTAGTTGTTTATGATGGTATTTCAAAACTAATTGATGATTTAAAAAATGATTTTACACTTGCCGTTGCAACAAATGCAAATTCACAATATGCTCATAAAATGCTAAATCATGTGGGACTTGGACATCATTTTAAAACTATTTTAGGATATGACAGTGTTTCAAAACCAAAACCACATCCTGAAATGGTAAATAAAATTTTAGATATTCACAAAATTTCAAATATAAATGCTCAATTAATAGGTGATTCACATAAAGATATAATGGCTGCGACAAAAGCAGGTGTTGATTCTGTTTTAGTAAATTGGGGATTTTCAAATCATGAAAAAGATGCTATAGAAACAGTATCAGAACTTGAAAAAAGAATACAAGCTAAATTTAAATAG
- a CDS encoding pseudouridine synthase, with product MANSYKRIDAHLSSLGYCTRSEARKFLRIYELCINDKRVFDPSTKAYHDDITINKEPIDPETITVLLNKPAGFICSHNDAGSLIYALIPNRWNRRKPKISTIGRLDVDTTGAILLTDDGALNHKLSSPKSDVLKIYEATLAVPLKGDEEQIFASGELMLNGETKPLLPAKLEVITPTQVRLEICEGKYHQVKRMFGAVGNRVLTLHRVKFDSFDVEDLAEGTYKFVSYEKK from the coding sequence ATGGCAAATAGTTACAAAAGAATCGATGCACATCTTTCTAGTTTAGGATATTGTACAAGAAGTGAAGCTAGGAAGTTTCTTAGAATTTATGAACTTTGTATAAATGATAAGAGGGTTTTTGACCCATCAACTAAAGCATATCATGATGATATTACAATAAATAAAGAGCCAATAGATCCTGAAACTATCACAGTATTATTAAATAAACCAGCAGGTTTTATATGCTCACATAATGATGCAGGAAGTTTAATTTATGCATTAATTCCAAATAGATGGAATAGAAGAAAACCAAAAATATCTACTATTGGAAGACTTGATGTTGATACAACGGGAGCTATTCTTCTAACAGATGACGGAGCTTTAAATCATAAACTTTCAAGCCCTAAAAGTGATGTTTTAAAAATCTATGAAGCAACATTAGCAGTTCCACTAAAAGGTGATGAAGAGCAAATATTTGCAAGTGGAGAACTTATGTTAAATGGTGAAACAAAACCATTACTTCCAGCAAAATTAGAAGTTATAACTCCAACACAAGTAAGATTAGAAATTTGTGAAGGAAAATATCATCAAGTAAAAAGAATGTTTGGAGCTGTTGGAAATAGGGTACTTACACTTCATAGAGTAAAATTTGATAGTTTTGATGTGGAAGATTTAGCAGAAGGTACTTACAAGTTTGTAAGTTACGAAAAAAAGTAG
- the aat gene encoding leucyl/phenylalanyl-tRNA--protein transferase — translation MKLIDKKYAVYLLDDENFDFPTLNMMKDDLVAIGGDFHPQRVLNAYENGIFPWYVDEYNYIHWFSPQKRMVLKPQDMKVSKSLKKSIANKGFVIKSNENFEAVIRACSEIKRKHEASTWISEDFIKAYTNLHELDIAFSIECYLDDELVGGLYGLLIGDIFCGESMFAKVTDASKVAFYHLCQQAEKNDIKLIDCQVYNDHLASLGASEISREEYFKILEESRD, via the coding sequence ATGAAATTAATTGATAAAAAATATGCAGTCTATTTACTAGATGATGAAAACTTTGATTTTCCAACTCTTAATATGATGAAAGATGATTTAGTGGCTATTGGTGGGGATTTTCATCCACAAAGAGTTTTAAATGCCTACGAAAATGGTATCTTTCCTTGGTATGTTGATGAGTACAATTATATACATTGGTTTAGCCCTCAAAAAAGAATGGTTTTAAAACCACAAGATATGAAAGTATCAAAAAGTCTTAAAAAATCTATAGCAAATAAAGGCTTTGTAATAAAATCAAATGAAAACTTTGAAGCTGTGATAAGAGCCTGTTCTGAGATAAAAAGAAAACATGAAGCAAGTACTTGGATAAGTGAAGACTTTATTAAAGCTTATACAAATCTACATGAACTTGATATTGCTTTTTCAATAGAGTGCTACTTAGATGATGAATTAGTAGGTGGACTTTATGGGCTTTTAATAGGTGATATTTTTTGTGGTGAAAGTATGTTTGCAAAGGTTACAGATGCATCAAAAGTAGCATTTTATCACCTTTGCCAACAAGCAGAAAAAAATGACATTAAACTTATAGATTGTCAAGTTTATAATGACCATTTAGCAAGTTTGGGTGCAAGTGAAATAAGTAGAGAAGAGTATTTTAAGATTTTAGAAGAATCTAGGGACTAA